A single Lentimicrobium sp. L6 DNA region contains:
- a CDS encoding TonB-dependent receptor domain-containing protein, whose translation MKNTILIISCLIISIVGFAQKNISGKIVGKETKTELPFANLLLSQNDTSKVYGIISELDGSFKFQKIPRGVYQLKISVIGYETLVVDAISVADKNVKMGSIKLASSSYELQEFNVVAEQSHIETKAGKKVINVGEDIVNSGGSAVEVLSMAPSVEVGVGGAISIRGDSDVMVLINGRITALSFIGAGNALKQIPASSIEKIEIITNAGAEHGPDGMGGMINVILKKEKSNGWEFTSGGNLRYAPFSGSVNAGLAYKKDKLGFNFNYSLETENDIVENTEKRDYLTFVDQNKSILSKSEDKIKGITNFLIGGASYAFNDSTSLELNLFYENGNHSGNTESSYDIEKTDGSLSHSKVSSKHDGGESFSGFEASFMKHFKNDSELSIFGTLGTGNFYNNIENNNLQADIPVISSSKSDSRFFESEMGVEYQWPVFDFLSFHMGGEASLMKFNVDQKTILEEEIKLKDYQFNQDKYAVYAISNWNLAFFELGLGARLESYKSLGEQKDGTSFTQNYQNIYPNIQLATGFGGAKVEQGIMFSYSKRINRPEYEQLNPTIDYSDPLNLVKGNPDLEPEFAHVLELSHELSVSDITLFTTLFHRVTTNVIQEKKEILEDNVILTSYVNESNRTNSGVELYLKYDVFGWLDLTNDFSIYKKSFLIKEGEIGNKDGVNWHNKTICNIKPGGGWKMQLQGKYIGKSNSLYYTYDPYYTLNIGVNKDVLKGKAKLSLSVKDVFNSTKLVSKGQQEDFIIYNTTKYNTRMIILGFFINI comes from the coding sequence ATGAAAAATACCATCCTCATCATAAGCTGTCTCATCATATCAATAGTCGGTTTTGCACAAAAAAATATTTCTGGAAAAATAGTTGGAAAGGAAACCAAAACGGAGCTCCCTTTTGCTAATTTACTATTAAGCCAAAACGATACCAGCAAGGTATATGGTATCATTTCAGAATTGGATGGAAGTTTTAAATTCCAAAAAATTCCTAGAGGAGTCTATCAACTCAAAATATCTGTTATTGGTTACGAAACTCTTGTTGTGGATGCTATTTCAGTTGCAGATAAAAATGTAAAAATGGGATCTATCAAGTTGGCCAGTTCGTCTTATGAGTTGCAAGAATTTAATGTGGTTGCTGAGCAAAGCCATATCGAGACCAAAGCAGGTAAAAAGGTCATTAATGTGGGAGAGGATATTGTTAACTCCGGAGGTTCAGCTGTTGAGGTGTTGAGTATGGCGCCATCAGTAGAAGTTGGAGTGGGAGGAGCCATCAGCATTAGAGGCGACAGTGATGTTATGGTTTTAATTAATGGAAGAATAACAGCATTATCGTTTATTGGTGCTGGGAATGCCTTAAAGCAAATTCCAGCTTCTAGCATTGAGAAAATAGAAATTATCACAAATGCTGGAGCAGAGCATGGCCCCGATGGTATGGGAGGTATGATAAATGTGATTCTTAAAAAAGAAAAGAGCAATGGTTGGGAATTCACCTCAGGAGGAAACTTAAGATATGCCCCGTTTTCAGGTTCTGTAAATGCAGGATTGGCCTATAAAAAAGATAAATTGGGATTCAATTTTAATTATAGTCTAGAAACAGAAAACGATATAGTTGAAAACACTGAAAAAAGAGATTACCTCACATTTGTAGACCAAAACAAAAGCATACTGAGCAAGTCAGAGGATAAGATAAAGGGCATTACTAATTTTTTAATTGGCGGGGCTTCCTATGCTTTTAATGATTCCACCTCACTCGAATTGAATTTATTCTATGAAAATGGGAATCATTCTGGAAATACAGAAAGCTCCTACGACATTGAGAAAACTGATGGTAGTTTATCTCATTCAAAAGTAAGTAGCAAACATGATGGAGGAGAGTCGTTTAGTGGTTTTGAAGCCAGTTTTATGAAACATTTTAAAAACGACTCAGAACTCTCCATCTTCGGAACTTTAGGTACAGGGAACTTCTATAATAATATAGAAAACAATAATTTACAAGCAGATATTCCGGTGATAAGCTCCTCAAAAAGTGACAGTAGGTTTTTTGAAAGTGAGATGGGTGTAGAATATCAATGGCCAGTATTCGATTTTCTAAGTTTTCATATGGGTGGTGAGGCCAGTTTAATGAAGTTTAATGTGGACCAAAAAACAATTCTTGAAGAAGAAATAAAACTTAAAGATTATCAATTTAATCAAGATAAATACGCTGTATATGCCATAAGTAACTGGAACCTTGCTTTTTTTGAACTAGGTTTAGGAGCACGATTAGAATCCTATAAAAGCCTTGGCGAGCAAAAAGATGGAACTTCATTTACTCAAAATTATCAAAATATTTACCCTAATATTCAATTGGCCACTGGATTTGGTGGAGCTAAAGTAGAACAAGGCATTATGTTTTCATATTCAAAAAGAATCAATAGGCCAGAATATGAGCAATTAAACCCTACTATCGATTATAGTGACCCATTAAACCTGGTAAAAGGAAATCCAGATTTGGAACCTGAGTTTGCCCATGTTTTAGAACTTTCCCATGAGTTGAGTGTCAGTGACATTACTTTATTCACCACACTATTTCATAGGGTAACGACGAATGTCATTCAGGAAAAGAAAGAAATATTAGAGGATAACGTAATATTAACAAGCTATGTGAACGAGTCCAATAGAACCAATTCTGGAGTAGAGCTGTATTTAAAATACGATGTGTTTGGCTGGCTCGATTTAACCAATGATTTTTCTATTTACAAAAAGTCATTTCTAATAAAAGAAGGAGAGATTGGAAATAAAGATGGAGTCAATTGGCATAATAAAACCATATGTAATATCAAACCTGGAGGAGGCTGGAAAATGCAATTACAAGGGAAATATATTGGAAAATCTAATAGTCTTTATTATACCTATGACCCTTACTATACCTTAAATATTGGTGTTAATAAAGATGTTTTAAAAGGAAAAGCCAAGCTTAGTTTAAGTGTGAAAGATGTTTTCAATAGCACCAAACTTGTATCTAAAGGTCAACAAGAAGATTTTATTATTTACAATACAACCAAGTATAATACGAGAATGATTATCTTGGGTTTTTTTATTAATATTTAG